One window from the genome of Nitrosopumilus sp. encodes:
- a CDS encoding AAA family ATPase, protein MEQKKQLISSVNRTRISSDNVNLSVSISKIKKNTHELSKMYDFKKYMDSSDMHFPEEMDEMIPKDTPPYLDNGEHYVERIGRALKFFKQCALIGPSGTGKTHIVYLVAELAGLPMWEINCGLATSVFDLFGRYVGLGKENWIDGLITGWCRKGGILYLDEANMMKQDVATKLNPLLDQRGHMVLTEKDSEIIHRHKHAYMIISMNPVSSEFAGTKPINAAMRRRMSVWLNFDYMSVGDNIDEKEINMVSKKGGIPMSDAEVIVKAGAKIRQEYKMGDLPYGPSVGDLVNWAKICSDGMSIIDGGNETLIPMTSDDPEVQDEVRHIVKKIIESHVAAKKKE, encoded by the coding sequence TTGGAACAAAAAAAACAGCTTATTTCATCTGTTAATCGAACTAGAATCAGTTCTGATAATGTTAATCTTTCAGTATCCATTTCAAAGATTAAGAAAAATACACACGAATTATCAAAAATGTATGATTTTAAAAAATACATGGATTCATCAGACATGCATTTTCCTGAAGAAATGGATGAAATGATTCCAAAGGATACTCCTCCTTATCTTGATAATGGAGAGCATTATGTAGAAAGAATTGGAAGGGCGTTAAAATTTTTCAAGCAGTGTGCACTAATTGGTCCGAGTGGAACGGGAAAAACTCACATCGTATATCTTGTTGCAGAATTAGCTGGATTGCCAATGTGGGAAATTAACTGTGGTTTGGCAACTTCGGTTTTTGATTTATTTGGAAGATATGTAGGATTGGGAAAAGAGAATTGGATTGATGGATTGATTACAGGTTGGTGTAGAAAAGGGGGAATTCTCTATCTGGACGAAGCAAATATGATGAAACAGGATGTTGCAACAAAACTTAACCCGTTATTAGATCAAAGAGGCCACATGGTTTTAACTGAAAAAGATAGTGAAATTATTCACAGGCATAAACATGCATATATGATAATTAGTATGAACCCCGTTTCATCAGAATTTGCAGGTACAAAACCAATCAACGCAGCCATGAGAAGAAGGATGAGTGTTTGGTTGAACTTTGACTACATGAGTGTAGGAGACAATATTGATGAAAAAGAGATCAACATGGTTTCAAAGAAAGGAGGCATTCCCATGAGTGATGCTGAAGTTATTGTAAAGGCAGGAGCCAAAATAAGACAAGAATACAAAATGGGTGATTTGCCATATGGTCCATCTGTTGGAGATTTGGTCAATTGGGCAAAGATTTGTTCTGATGGTATGTCAATTATTGATGGAGGAAATGAAACATTAATCCCTATGACCAGTGATGACCCTGAAGTTCAAGATGAAGTTAGACACATTGTAAAGAAGATTATTGAAAGCCATGTGGCAGCAAAGAAAAAGGAGTAA
- a CDS encoding vWA domain-containing protein, which yields MKETVQEIAHQLFFDISERKPIDVDMFFLEQQYFPQIDYEPRMTVYLPMPRQIQGIETIQGCTFANLEKYQNTIFGLFLASVCHAAGHARVTDFKKYKKWMVNKNKKRAYETFEFIEDVRVNQFLKNKFPQYFLEIQKIQNYFVQLNENKLKQDIKKNSKKIFSNKFITDIKIKREIIEEKVLQMTSENYTEFEEIADEIYESSNILTDNKLPFADHYSHPKRIEKWIENVSISTKGEFLSIVERFGEVWFEQLKRRAKVRKKYGGITEDLEFDKIDFAPENIGEYLRLKNATHLFLKKMSAQMKMTPNVMDEGMPEDMGLLQMQAAIQAVAAQNNSIQIFEQDDYRRIEEEWAIVVDTSSSMRLKFDEMKKFAICLGEAANEVNSKNGKWGFFTFNNNFTIVKDHYENYDQNSKSRIGGIEIKGFSFIADAVKLCSRILERENIERRYIFLITDGQALGTYEADKKMEEAVEAARKKGISIVAIGMPAGITKIFSMCMPYEGLRKTVARFLGAYTMIAGDDM from the coding sequence ATGAAAGAAACAGTGCAAGAAATTGCACATCAATTATTCTTTGATATTTCAGAAAGAAAACCAATAGATGTGGACATGTTCTTTTTAGAACAACAATATTTTCCTCAGATTGATTATGAACCAAGAATGACAGTATATCTTCCAATGCCAAGACAAATTCAAGGGATAGAAACAATTCAGGGTTGCACATTTGCAAATTTAGAAAAATATCAAAATACAATTTTTGGATTGTTTTTAGCATCTGTATGTCATGCAGCAGGACATGCCAGAGTCACAGATTTTAAAAAATACAAAAAATGGATGGTAAATAAAAACAAAAAACGAGCATATGAAACATTTGAGTTTATTGAAGATGTCAGAGTAAACCAATTTTTAAAAAATAAATTTCCACAGTATTTTTTAGAAATTCAAAAAATTCAGAATTATTTTGTGCAATTAAATGAAAACAAACTAAAACAAGATATTAAAAAAAACTCAAAAAAAATATTTTCAAACAAATTCATTACAGACATCAAAATTAAAAGAGAAATAATTGAGGAAAAGGTATTACAAATGACATCTGAAAATTATACAGAGTTTGAAGAAATTGCAGACGAAATTTATGAATCATCAAATATCTTAACCGATAACAAACTACCTTTTGCAGATCACTATAGTCATCCAAAAAGAATAGAAAAATGGATAGAGAATGTCAGTATTTCGACTAAAGGGGAATTTCTTAGCATTGTAGAAAGATTTGGAGAAGTGTGGTTTGAGCAGCTAAAACGTAGAGCCAAAGTTAGAAAAAAATATGGTGGAATTACAGAAGATTTGGAATTTGACAAGATAGATTTTGCACCGGAAAATATTGGAGAATACCTTAGATTGAAAAATGCCACTCACTTGTTTTTGAAAAAAATGTCAGCACAGATGAAAATGACACCAAATGTCATGGATGAGGGAATGCCAGAAGATATGGGGTTGTTACAGATGCAAGCAGCCATTCAGGCAGTTGCAGCACAAAATAACAGCATTCAGATTTTTGAACAAGACGACTATAGGAGAATTGAGGAAGAGTGGGCAATAGTTGTGGATACTAGCAGCAGTATGAGGCTAAAATTTGATGAAATGAAGAAATTTGCAATATGTTTAGGAGAAGCAGCAAATGAGGTGAATTCAAAAAATGGAAAATGGGGATTTTTTACATTTAATAACAATTTCACCATTGTAAAAGATCATTATGAGAACTATGATCAAAATTCAAAATCACGAATTGGCGGTATCGAAATTAAAGGATTCTCATTTATAGCAGATGCCGTAAAATTATGTTCTAGGATATTAGAAAGAGAGAATATTGAAAGAAGATACATCTTTTTAATTACAGATGGCCAAGCTTTAGGAACATATGAAGCAGACAAAAAAATGGAAGAAGCTGTTGAAGCAGCAAGGAAAAAAGGAATTAGCATAGTAGCAATTGGAATGCCTGCAGGAATTACAAAAATTTTTTCAATGTGTATGCCTTATGAGGGATTAAGAAAAACAGTTGCAAGGTTTCTAGGAGCTTATACAATGATTGCTGGCGACGATATGTAA
- a CDS encoding type II/IV secretion system ATPase subunit produces the protein MGKKKEEQGLETFLKSEFLDEINNTTPKGSKILEKYPLKAPFSYANIIQNQDTGSISYQVDETKLNASEEIVYNQLYRLIEENLDSPENIEKDFGFMSFVNKILKENEKLFQEQPLASIEKVKYYLERDIDGFGNIDPIMNDPNIEDVSCSGILTPIYVWHRKYDSIPCNITFENEKLNSFVSRIVFRAGKHISSAHPISDLALQGNHRISVLYQKEVTPKGTSFTIRKFKEDPYSVIDLISFGTINVDIASYLWLLMEAKMSIMVIGSTGSGKTTILNAITGLVNPDYKIFSVEDVSEINIKHENWFSLVSRVGFGPEGEGEIGLYDLIKSGVRHRPDYIVVGEIRGSEAYVMFQAMATGHGGLCTMHADSLESASKRLQQKPMDIPASYMALMNCAIVVRRVTDKDGKSTRRAISIQEIKTADSYHNAFKWEPKSDYFSPQLEDSEMLERISQQTGKSIDEVLEEFERRKIVLKWLVQRGIRAYDKVAEIVGKYYREPETLMKKIEYGV, from the coding sequence ATGGGTAAAAAGAAAGAAGAGCAAGGACTAGAAACATTTCTTAAAAGTGAATTCCTAGATGAAATTAATAACACTACTCCAAAAGGTTCCAAAATTTTAGAAAAATACCCACTAAAGGCACCATTTAGTTATGCAAATATCATACAAAATCAGGATACAGGAAGCATATCTTATCAAGTAGATGAAACTAAACTTAATGCTTCAGAAGAAATAGTATACAATCAGCTATACAGATTAATTGAAGAAAACTTAGATTCTCCAGAAAATATTGAAAAAGATTTTGGGTTTATGTCATTTGTAAATAAAATTCTAAAAGAAAACGAGAAACTGTTTCAAGAACAGCCATTGGCAAGTATTGAAAAAGTAAAATACTATTTGGAAAGAGACATTGATGGATTTGGCAACATAGATCCCATAATGAATGATCCAAACATAGAAGACGTAAGTTGTAGTGGAATTCTTACACCAATTTATGTTTGGCACAGAAAATATGACAGCATTCCATGCAACATTACATTTGAAAATGAAAAATTAAATTCCTTTGTTTCACGAATTGTGTTCAGAGCTGGAAAACACATTAGTTCAGCACATCCAATTTCAGATTTAGCTTTACAAGGAAATCATAGAATTTCAGTATTATATCAAAAAGAAGTCACACCAAAAGGGACTAGTTTTACCATAAGAAAATTTAAAGAAGATCCATATTCAGTGATAGATTTAATTTCGTTTGGAACCATCAATGTAGATATCGCATCATATCTATGGCTATTAATGGAAGCCAAGATGTCCATCATGGTAATAGGTTCAACTGGAAGTGGCAAAACAACAATTCTAAATGCAATTACGGGTTTAGTGAATCCAGATTACAAGATTTTTTCCGTAGAAGATGTATCTGAAATCAACATAAAACATGAAAATTGGTTTAGTTTAGTATCACGAGTAGGATTTGGACCTGAAGGGGAAGGAGAAATTGGTCTATATGATTTAATTAAATCAGGAGTAAGGCACAGACCAGATTATATTGTAGTAGGTGAGATTAGAGGGTCAGAAGCATATGTAATGTTTCAAGCAATGGCCACAGGTCATGGAGGATTATGTACAATGCATGCTGATAGTTTAGAATCTGCAAGTAAAAGATTACAACAAAAACCGATGGACATTCCAGCATCATATATGGCATTAATGAATTGTGCAATTGTAGTTAGAAGGGTTACAGACAAAGACGGGAAGAGTACCAGAAGAGCAATATCGATTCAAGAAATAAAAACTGCAGATTCTTATCATAATGCATTCAAATGGGAACCAAAATCAGATTATTTTAGTCCACAATTAGAAGATAGTGAAATGTTAGAAAGAATCTCACAGCAAACAGGTAAAAGTATTGACGAAGTTTTAGAAGAATTTGAAAGAAGAAAAATTGTTTTAAAATGGTTGGTTCAGAGAGGCATTAGAGCATATGATAAAGTAGCAGAGATAGTTGGAAAATACTATAGAGAACCAGAGACATTGATGAAAAAAATAGAATACGGAGTGTAA
- a CDS encoding type II secretion system F family protein gives MSFLKKHEEEDKKKKLNKKINAELPFFITIVTLLATSGFGPYTIFLKIKDLELLPNVRLEGIKILKKIDILGKDPLVVMSETNERGSNFGDFLNGWVSSIQSGGDVVNFLTTKMNSAFDMYESQQAELAKKVETVIETYMTMQVVVLAIYIIVTATSTEGIGSTNAIGEIDPLYMVIIMPPVVSILFSIIASKLNKSKVKELDWKKITMFGIPGILAAIVIITLKILPDFNLYILGGALIAAAMWPALNFKNKYKFSLDSESATAQIMRDVAESRKAGLGPEKCVIQTTKRKDYGLFNRIANGIANKLEWGMTLDNIFEFIKKEITDFQILINFKVLFEIISSGGGNVNTLSTLAGVAEKIHTIEKTKREKLKPYVMVGFMLIAITGFTTLLVIESLTSLGAQLEEDEVKRTALELESKSRFELLGIAILVQSWISGLFLGKITTGSYSGGFMYSIFLVGVSIGAIVVIQMKIFSVSSIFG, from the coding sequence ATGTCTTTTTTAAAAAAACATGAAGAAGAAGACAAGAAGAAGAAATTAAATAAAAAAATTAATGCAGAATTGCCCTTTTTTATTACCATAGTTACTCTATTGGCAACTAGTGGTTTTGGACCCTATACTATTTTTTTGAAAATAAAAGATTTGGAATTATTACCAAATGTCAGATTAGAAGGAATAAAGATCCTTAAAAAAATCGATATTTTAGGTAAAGACCCACTAGTAGTAATGTCTGAAACAAATGAGAGAGGATCAAATTTTGGAGATTTTTTAAATGGTTGGGTATCCTCGATTCAAAGTGGAGGAGACGTAGTAAATTTTCTTACCACAAAAATGAATTCAGCATTTGACATGTATGAATCACAACAAGCAGAATTGGCAAAAAAAGTTGAAACCGTGATTGAGACATACATGACAATGCAGGTAGTAGTTTTAGCAATTTACATCATAGTTACTGCCACATCCACAGAAGGAATAGGGAGTACTAATGCAATTGGAGAAATTGATCCCCTCTACATGGTAATAATCATGCCACCTGTAGTATCAATATTATTTTCAATTATTGCAAGCAAATTAAACAAATCAAAAGTCAAAGAATTGGATTGGAAAAAAATCACAATGTTTGGAATCCCTGGAATATTGGCAGCAATTGTAATAATTACACTAAAAATATTACCTGATTTTAACCTCTATATTTTAGGAGGAGCATTGATTGCAGCTGCAATGTGGCCTGCGTTAAATTTTAAAAATAAATATAAATTTTCTTTAGATTCAGAATCAGCAACAGCACAAATTATGAGAGATGTTGCAGAATCAAGAAAAGCAGGTTTAGGTCCTGAAAAATGTGTAATACAAACAACCAAAAGGAAAGATTATGGATTGTTTAATCGAATTGCAAATGGAATTGCAAATAAATTAGAATGGGGGATGACATTGGACAACATTTTTGAGTTTATTAAAAAAGAAATTACAGATTTCCAAATTTTAATTAATTTCAAAGTGTTGTTTGAAATTATCTCCTCTGGAGGAGGTAATGTTAATACACTTAGTACATTAGCAGGGGTTGCAGAAAAAATTCACACTATAGAAAAAACAAAGAGAGAGAAATTAAAACCATATGTCATGGTAGGTTTTATGTTAATTGCAATTACAGGATTTACTACATTACTAGTAATTGAGTCATTAACAAGTTTGGGAGCTCAACTAGAAGAAGATGAAGTAAAAAGAACAGCATTAGAATTAGAATCAAAATCAAGATTTGAATTACTTGGAATTGCAATACTTGTTCAATCTTGGATTTCAGGTTTATTTTTAGGTAAAATTACCACTGGATCATATTCTGGAGGTTTCATGTATTCAATATTTCTGGTAGGAGTATCTATTGGAGCAATAGTGGTCATTCAGATGAAAATTTTTAGTGTTTCTTCAATATTCGGCTAA
- a CDS encoding A24 family peptidase yields MIEHITNYEIIGISIALVMLVIGSIIDFWKREIHDYYWIGFGATGLILVFLSSEIVSNLLVIGFALIIAPFVILVWRIGLFGGADAFALIALAIIAPMATLSESPISPFTTLSNAAILFVIPFIVNISRNIFSQLKGEKIFEGFEETKIKKIIALLIGYKAKNPKFAFSIEKVEKNKRKFTFAMHHAENEEFCNTPNTWITPGIPYLLLITGGFVIQLLYGDIILSQLLVMR; encoded by the coding sequence ATGATTGAGCATATAACCAATTATGAAATAATTGGAATAAGTATCGCGTTAGTGATGTTAGTAATTGGTTCAATCATTGATTTTTGGAAACGTGAAATCCATGATTATTATTGGATTGGATTTGGAGCAACTGGATTGATATTGGTGTTTTTAAGCTCAGAGATTGTTTCTAATTTACTAGTAATTGGATTTGCACTCATTATAGCACCATTTGTAATATTAGTATGGAGAATAGGTTTGTTTGGAGGTGCAGATGCATTTGCATTAATTGCTTTAGCGATCATTGCGCCAATGGCAACATTAAGTGAAAGTCCGATATCTCCATTTACTACATTATCAAATGCAGCAATATTATTTGTAATTCCATTTATTGTAAATATTTCTAGAAATATATTTTCTCAATTAAAAGGAGAGAAAATTTTTGAAGGGTTTGAAGAAACCAAAATAAAAAAAATTATTGCATTATTAATAGGATATAAGGCAAAAAATCCAAAATTCGCATTTTCTATCGAAAAAGTAGAAAAAAATAAGAGAAAATTTACTTTTGCAATGCATCATGCAGAAAATGAAGAATTCTGCAACACCCCAAATACATGGATAACTCCTGGAATTCCATATTTGCTTCTAATTACAGGAGGATTTGTTATTCAGTTGTTATATGGAGACATAATTTTGAGCCAATTATTGGTCATGAGGTAG
- a CDS encoding helix-turn-helix domain-containing protein, giving the protein MTVTETVEEGVFQSENPIHELNRMLVRYDLTPNQAKVYLFLSKIGIKTASEISKALKIPRTETYHLLSTLQQKGIIFSVFGKPTKFNAVGLEESLEILVNNEKNRINELEAGKETLIKLWNIIPKYGEAEPESQDNKFQSLQGRNSILVKLEQMIKESKENILVLGTDADFKRFYFTEFTELLNKTKSELKVLTDHQADMPNIFESIEPKKVKKIEDKNREDFCFIIKDDSEVIFFISNNKVKDMLAVWTDSKAFVTTLRSLFSLMWKKSHHIDETDAESLLGSEITYEHRLREIEQEKMILNYLQENFQLLGNRRNEN; this is encoded by the coding sequence ATGACAGTAACAGAGACTGTAGAAGAAGGAGTTTTTCAATCAGAAAATCCAATTCACGAATTAAACAGAATGCTTGTCAGATATGATCTTACACCGAACCAAGCCAAAGTGTATTTATTTCTGAGTAAAATAGGCATAAAAACAGCATCAGAAATATCAAAAGCGCTAAAAATCCCAAGAACTGAAACATATCATCTGTTATCCACATTACAGCAGAAAGGAATAATTTTTTCAGTGTTTGGAAAACCCACTAAATTTAACGCAGTAGGACTAGAAGAATCACTAGAGATCTTAGTGAATAATGAAAAGAACAGAATCAATGAACTAGAAGCAGGCAAAGAAACCCTGATCAAATTATGGAATATAATCCCCAAGTATGGAGAAGCAGAACCAGAATCACAAGACAATAAATTCCAATCACTGCAGGGAAGAAATTCAATTTTGGTTAAATTAGAACAGATGATAAAAGAGTCAAAGGAAAATATTCTAGTTTTAGGAACAGATGCAGATTTTAAGAGGTTTTACTTTACAGAATTTACAGAATTACTAAACAAAACAAAATCAGAATTAAAGGTATTAACGGATCATCAAGCAGACATGCCAAATATTTTTGAAAGCATTGAACCTAAAAAAGTGAAAAAAATAGAAGATAAAAATAGAGAAGATTTTTGTTTCATCATCAAAGACGATAGTGAAGTTATTTTCTTTATAAGCAATAACAAAGTAAAAGACATGTTAGCAGTTTGGACAGATTCTAAAGCATTTGTAACAACATTAAGATCATTGTTTAGTTTAATGTGGAAAAAATCACACCATATTGACGAAACTGATGCTGAATCATTATTAGGTTCAGAGATTACATATGAACACAGACTAAGAGAAATAGAACAAGAAAAAATGATTTTAAATTATTTACAAGAAAACTTTCAATTGTTAGGGAATAGGAGAAATGAAAATTGA
- a CDS encoding response regulator yields MTKDKVKQKEELQSLNILIIDDNEQITKMLTTFLELKDHKCTVANDGREGLKIIKENHHDVILLDLAMPEFDGYSVIKDLEENNSLKDHKIIVFTASTITQEELDDLVKQGVTGYILKPIDIDILHSKLIDTAEL; encoded by the coding sequence TTGACAAAAGACAAAGTTAAACAAAAAGAAGAATTGCAAAGTTTGAATATTTTGATTATTGACGATAATGAACAAATTACAAAAATGCTAACAACATTTCTCGAATTAAAAGATCATAAATGTACAGTAGCAAATGACGGTAGAGAAGGATTAAAAATAATCAAAGAAAATCATCATGATGTAATATTATTAGATTTAGCCATGCCTGAATTTGATGGCTACTCAGTAATCAAGGATCTTGAAGAAAACAATTCTCTTAAAGATCATAAAATTATTGTATTTACAGCTTCTACAATCACACAGGAAGAACTTGATGATCTTGTAAAACAAGGTGTGACAGGATATATCCTAAAACCAATTGATATAGATATTTTACATTCTAAACTAATCGATACTGCAGAATTATAA
- a CDS encoding HAMP domain-containing sensor histidine kinase, whose translation MLPIKHTLFLVSGVSSFIIFYMGIVNFLTSIEESTGMILLIFSVFVATGTLLGTVHISTSITKPIQKLAKNMSDFSKSNKMSEENQVKTNVKEIFELNENFVSMGEKVEKTINLQNEYVQKLKDMDRKKLEFSSMVSHELKTPIVPILGYVQMLQKKNFLGELNEKQTDAVNEIYSSTVKLQRLVGDILTTQKLDLGKLDFNEEELDISELLNVVIKEFKPVADTKNIQLISDYKGNEHIFTDKDRINQVFSNLVKNAIDFVSENSGKVIIGARNNPTNTEFFVQDNGPGISAENQNEVFKKFYQIDTSTSRKRSGSGLGLAICKGIIEALGGKIWVNSEENIETTFYFQVPKNH comes from the coding sequence ATGCTTCCAATAAAACACACTTTATTTCTAGTATCAGGAGTTTCAAGTTTCATTATATTTTACATGGGAATTGTAAATTTTCTAACTTCAATAGAAGAAAGTACTGGAATGATACTACTAATATTTTCAGTTTTTGTTGCAACTGGAACTTTGCTAGGAACTGTTCATATATCAACTAGCATTACCAAGCCCATTCAAAAATTGGCAAAAAACATGTCAGATTTTTCAAAATCCAATAAAATGTCAGAAGAAAATCAAGTCAAGACAAACGTAAAAGAAATTTTTGAATTAAATGAAAATTTTGTTAGTATGGGAGAAAAAGTAGAAAAAACGATTAACCTGCAAAATGAATATGTACAAAAATTAAAAGATATGGATAGAAAAAAACTAGAGTTTTCATCAATGGTATCTCATGAATTAAAAACACCAATAGTTCCAATTTTAGGATATGTCCAGATGTTACAAAAGAAAAATTTTTTGGGAGAGTTGAATGAAAAACAGACTGATGCAGTAAATGAAATTTATTCATCAACAGTAAAACTGCAAAGATTAGTAGGAGATATACTCACCACACAAAAATTAGATTTAGGTAAACTAGATTTTAATGAAGAAGAACTTGATATTTCAGAACTATTGAATGTAGTGATAAAAGAATTCAAACCAGTTGCAGATACGAAAAACATACAATTGATATCAGATTATAAAGGAAATGAGCATATTTTTACAGATAAAGACAGGATAAATCAAGTGTTTTCAAATTTAGTAAAAAATGCAATAGATTTTGTTTCTGAAAATTCGGGAAAAGTCATAATTGGTGCAAGAAACAACCCAACAAATACAGAATTTTTTGTGCAAGACAATGGACCAGGAATTTCTGCTGAGAATCAAAACGAAGTTTTCAAAAAATTTTATCAAATTGATACATCCACAAGTAGGAAAAGAAGTGGTAGCGGCTTAGGTTTAGCAATATGTAAAGGAATCATTGAAGCATTGGGAGGAAAAATTTGGGTAAACAGTGAAGAAAATATTGAAACTACTTTTTATTTCCAAGTTCCAAAAAACCATTAA
- a CDS encoding SHOCT domain-containing protein: MSRRRYGIYTLGMFVLLGMFTNNVFAEVVDIQVNNKIFEMGDKIEFSGKVEEKSTGIVTIVIRDFNEQFVLLSQATINYDNTFEKSMVIGNEFIEYDTYTATGFILNMSKGVTTEFKITEDNLQDYHHEDSVIIENNVDSENQKIINKIIHEPKSEKLDFVDPSKDPIHYIERYYSEPTYKSWFNRNYPGWTIEEAVGYTDNNLEIKEISKEITDNSIIPNAQASSILEPNQEITDNSDIAQISLAVAGLGILFGAVYGIKRQVDDNSRQISLNKNTIRKKLIRSIIGSNPKEILETRLAKGEISLDEFELLKSKLT, encoded by the coding sequence TTGAGCAGAAGAAGGTATGGGATCTATACTCTTGGTATGTTTGTACTGTTAGGAATGTTTACAAATAATGTATTTGCAGAAGTTGTGGACATTCAAGTAAATAATAAAATATTTGAAATGGGAGACAAAATCGAATTTTCAGGAAAAGTTGAAGAAAAATCTACAGGAATAGTAACAATTGTAATTAGAGATTTTAATGAACAATTTGTTTTACTTTCTCAAGCAACAATAAATTATGATAATACTTTTGAAAAAAGTATGGTTATAGGAAATGAGTTTATAGAATATGACACCTATACAGCTACTGGATTTATTTTAAATATGTCAAAAGGAGTTACGACAGAATTCAAAATTACAGAAGACAATTTACAAGATTATCATCATGAAGATTCAGTTATTATTGAAAACAATGTAGATTCAGAAAATCAAAAAATAATTAATAAGATTATACATGAACCAAAATCAGAAAAACTGGATTTTGTGGATCCTAGCAAAGACCCTATCCATTATATTGAAAGATATTATTCAGAGCCTACGTACAAAAGTTGGTTTAATAGAAATTATCCAGGATGGACTATTGAGGAAGCGGTAGGATACACAGACAATAATCTAGAGATAAAGGAAATCTCAAAAGAAATTACAGATAACAGCATAATTCCAAATGCACAAGCATCATCAATTCTTGAACCCAATCAAGAAATTACAGATAATTCAGACATTGCACAAATTTCATTAGCTGTTGCAGGATTAGGGATATTATTTGGGGCAGTATATGGGATAAAAAGACAAGTGGATGATAATTCAAGGCAAATTTCACTCAACAAAAACACCATCAGAAAAAAATTAATCCGTTCCATAATAGGTTCTAATCCAAAGGAAATTTTGGAAACAAGATTGGCAAAAGGAGAAATATCTTTAGATGAATTTGAGTTGTTGAAATCAAAATTAACTTGA